The genomic region GGTTATATTTGCTTATTTCATTCAAAAGGACAAAAATGTCCTTCTCCTTAACAGAAAAATAAACTGGGTTAATGATTCGGATGTAAATAACAATAAAACACAAATAAAAAACTCAACAAAACATAAATGGTAAAATGTCTTAGCTTAGTGTTAGccacttggtttaaaaaagcgtgaGGCGCTCTAaagcgttttggttccaaaagctttaagcgaaAGTTCAAACGCGACGTGACATCTTCACGTATATGTAGcgctcaaaataaaaaaaaatgtacaCAACAATATGACCTATTCTACTTGTTAATCaataataaacacaaaaacatgattaaaaaaacacttaacacataaaaacatagttaaaacataaattaaagtcgAAACACACTTAAATGATCTCGTTAAATGAACACGCTCATGTACACCCGAAGCTCTACCCACTTCACTCCATGTGAAATCGTCTCCAATTTAGGGAGCGGCTGAATATGTTAAAAGATAGCTAACGTTCTTTTTGAGGGTAAAGAAGTAGCGGCCTCATTTAAACCCTATTTTAAGATTATTGGGCCTAAATAAATGACCCAAATGTGACCTGATTGGGCTGAAGAGTCGCCTCAAACCAAGGTTGCTTCGCATTTAAAGCTCGCCTCAAAATGCTTCACATGTTGTGACGCCTCAGAGCAAAAAAAACGACATTCCCAGCACTTCAGCGCCTCACGTTTTAGGCTCGCTTAAatcgcgcttttttaaaccaaggttaGCAATTTAAAGTTGTCATAGTAATTATAGAACATCTATTggaaaatatataatatatatactcGTGTATAAAAATACATTACGACCCCTAGACATATAAGCCTGGTTCCGCCTCTGATATAAGTCTGGTTCCTACGCTGAACCAAACAATAGACATTTCAAAAGATCATATCAATCTGAATACAATTTCAAAAGAATGAATTCAGAAAATGGAAAGGATACAAGAAGGCTTACTATCATGATCAATTACTACCTCATTTTTTATCGACTTGCTGGTTACCTTAGATATGAAACTACAAAAACTCAAAACGTGAGCTTATAATTTGGATCCCTAAAAGGCTAAAATGGTGGGGCAGGCCATTGCCATTTTATGTTGGCAATAATGCCGGCCCTGCCTTTGGACTATCCAAACTCGTGGTGGAGACCTTGTGGGTAGAAAGGTGACCGACACAAGCCCGCATGTGTTTTAATATCTACTTATACGATCCatcaattttattattataatttattattattattttcctTTTTTCTCTTTCATTGGTTTACTTTTCTAATTCTTTGTAGGTCATTTTAACTtccatttatattatttttattttgttttacgtGCTCTGTTTTATCTGTGCCATCTTCTTTTTATATTATAATTACAAAACcttattttttatattaatattttttatttgttttacgAATTTACACCAGTAAATTAAAATCAAAATTACATGAATTGTTTATCATATAATTATCTAATGACTAACATTCTGCTAATATTATTAATTTAATCAAATTAAATGCCTAttcattttaattatttaattttcatttttatgtTAACAACTTTCATTTTTGTTTGTAAAGTTTTACGGGTATTTCAATTACATTTTGATGCTTCGTAAATTTCATGGGGGTTTTACGTCAACATTTGAACTATTGCGAAACTGCAAACCAGGATTGCAAAATATAGCCAACAGATGACATCAATACACAAATAAATAacaatgtttgaaaaaaaaaaactcaccGATGAACATTATACAACAAGATATGACCCATGAACTGGATCTGGAGAACTCGTCCGATGCACACAGACTAATAAACTTAAATTTGATGTCGAGATAAACAAAGTTCACTGCGGGAAGATTTATTTTATTGTGGAGACCGAAAAGCGACATACCTCTTAAAATTTATTACTAGAGTTCACCTATTGTTCAATGTGCGAACACAAACCTCTATAAAATTTACTACTAGAGTTAACCTATTGTCTACTATGTGATACTTGAACTCACACTACTTAATTTGGTACCGTTAAACACCTGTTGCCATTAGGCCAAGAACATACACATGCTTTTTGTTATATATGTTGGAACGATTTTCACACACCATAGCGGCATgctttttccctttttttttgtTGTGCCCCTAGTTCGGTTATAGCAACCGCTTGTAGTCAGGTTATCGACACTCGTATAGCCTAGGATACCCAAGAAATAATCTATTTGAAGCTAACTCCTTTATAAATAAAATGTATATAGGAACAAAATCTAAATATGGCACATTGTTTGGAATCCAGCATTATAGATAAAAGAATGAAATACACAAATATACATCAAACTTGTCATTTAAGAAATGAAATTCCTTTTTACAAAGTCacaataatatacaaataatatgTAAAACAAAACATAGTCAcaataatatacatataatatgTAAAATAAATTAAATGAGTACCTTCATATATACTCCTCTTAAGTCATGAAATACCATATATAATATGATATTTTATAGACATGCAATATAATATTACATGTTTTCAGCTGACACACCACAATACTTCTCCAATGCATATTTATCATTAATATTTTCTTTCTTGAGGAAGAATTTGAAAAACTCTCCATAATCAAAAGGCTTGAAGAATAGAGGGTGTTCTTCATCCACCATTTCATCAGGTGCTTTTATGATTTTGTTAGATTTTGGAACTGAAAAGAAACCAATTGAATATCTGTCTTTATCTCCATTCATCACCACCCTATGAGTTGCTGCATGTAAGCGTCTGTTCGTCCAAACctgtataaataaaatataagattTAATTTTCTTCATATTTATAGTAACATAAAGTTTGGAATAAGTTGAAGTTTTAGTTAACTTACCTTGAAGGCTTCTCCTACCATAACTACACAGCTGTTTGCTGAGAATTTCACTTTGAACCATTCTCCTTCTTTGTTTTGCACTTCTAGTCCTTCAACTTCATTTGATTGCAAAATTGTCAATATATTCTTGTCTGCATGACTAAGTAGTCCCATATTGGATTCATCTTTCTCAGGCGTACGGTATTTCATAACCCTAACAAGATTGCTTGTTAGTTCCATATGTTCATCCATATATTTCTCCAAATTCAAGCTCTCTAGAACCATAGTCCTCACAACCTCATCCAGCTCCTTTAACTTCTCCGCGTAAACTTGTATCGTGTTGCtgttataaatttaaataatagGTAACATATTAAAAATGACAAACCTTTATTCATAGAATAAAAAAATTGGTTCAATTACTTACCTGAATTCAATGTTGCCTTCAGGCCACATGAGATTTGCAAAACTTTCAGGTTCTTCGATTCCTAAGCTCTCAAAGATTGGAACCTCTTTTGCTTGTCCAATGTAGCCATTGTAGAGCTTTTCAGTAAGATTTCTTACCTTTATTTCTAAGGGAAGATCGAATAGCTGCTTCAAGGAAGAAAACAATGATGTGCGAAGATCAAGCGAAATCCCATTGAAAATTGCTTCAAAACAACCGAATTCTTGGAGGGCTTTGAACACTTGGGCTTTTGTTGAGTCCCATACGAGGGTTCCCCGGTTGTGCCTGTTTACTTCAGAGAAATCTATGGTGGGAAGCCGTATAGGTGCTAGAGAACCcatctttgttttgttttgtgttgaAATCATTAAGGAAGAGAATTTATAGGCTTTCCAATTTGTGAATAAAAAACAAGGAGAAGAAACAAAGTGGAGAATATTCACACATTGTTTACAAAGGTTTGCAAAATAATTATATCAATGACTCGAATAATGTGAGTTATAACTTGAATTTCAGCCGCCAGGGATCAAAAAATGATTTTAACACCCAAAGTACTTACTATTCGACTTCGAAAGAGGTTTGGACACATGCTTCCAGACATGTATATActgtggcgaagcttgacccaaATGACGagggggtcgaaaatgtatatatcaaaaaatttctatagaaccgggggttgaaaacgtatatacccaaaaatttctatacgaaaactacgtATACAACACTACTgaacgaaaagttcggggggttaGGCGCACTCTccgccccttctatacttcgccacTATGTATATACATGTACATATTTTACTATATATAATATTACTCTTGGATTATCTATATCTACACTACCTTATAGTTAAACTCCCCCGGACAAAAAATATAAATTTACCACGATTATAAGACACTTAAGAGGGTTTACTGTCTTAAAATGAAGGTGAAATTACCCGAtccgtttttttttttacttaaccTATGTATTAGAATTTATAAAGCTGGAACTCTTAAACATATTTTAACCCACATTGCTTGTCTAAAGAaacatcatcaaagaaaactcTTATAAATAGAGAAGAGTAATTCAACAGAGTTTTTTAGCAGCTTTATTTAGCTGGTATAAAAAAGGATGTGTATGTGATTATAGCCAATTAAGTTCACTTACCTTGTATTTAAAAACTGATTTAATAGTTTACGGCCTCCGTATTTCAACATTCGTATTCATGGTTAACAAAAACTTGATTACAATTATATGATAATTCGATAAAAAAAAGATGATTCTatcaattccattacctcatccattccattaccttgTCCATTTCATTCCATCGCCTATTTGATTACCTCATACCAAACATACCCCAAATTATATACATGACAACAATCAATACATGATTTAGATAAGCGATCTACTTTCACATTAtcatttaaataatattttcgaaGATCATTATGTCTATCTTTATTAAAAAATTGATCATAATATTCTCATGCTTATAAAATAGTTATCGTTAATTATTGATTACAAAGTCAAAATGTTTATTAGATAGTTTTTTATTAGAATTTTAGTAAGGATGATTATGGAATTATCACTTTAAACTTCTATTTGATTTAAGTATGCTTGATTTCATCCAATATGGGGtcatatatatttgtttattagAATTCGCCGGCCTGTTTTGTAATCTGAACAAGGAAATCATATTGGAGAAATGGCTGCTTTTTTGGGATTCAACATTAAAATAAATAACCAAAGAAATGGTTGTTATCCATCAAGAAACCTAATACTTTTGACCGGAAACCCTAAAAAcgttatacattacatgattgTCTCTCGAAGGTATGGGTTCAGTTCAAGTTACGGACAAAACACGTCCATTTTAATGACATAGCCATGATTTAAAtacatatataataattatattttattctTTTAAGTTGAATTTCTTTTACCACTTTTAAGCTTTTTGTTTAACAATGTGTAAACTACTATATTAGCCTTTGACACTAATATAGGAGAAATATTTTCACATAATTTATATAATTCGGTTGACAAATTTCAAATTACAAATTCTACGAACCAAATAGACTTACCATCAAACTTTTCATTTATCATATTTCAAGGCTAGCTCATATTTTTACTTGGTATCTTTTTAATATCATATTTAGATGAAGTAAGTGGATTACACTGATTTTTGGATCTTTCTGGTATATTGTTAAAATAATTTCTCTATCCCAGTAACaagttaaatatttttttaataatacgCGTTATTTCAAAAATAAAGTAATTGAGAGAGATATCACACGAGAGACAGATAGGATGATGAAAAAAGAATTGACATTACGAAGAGTTGACTTTGTTGCCTTATGGGTGCCAGCTTAATCCTTGTTTAAAAGTACTTGCGGAACCACATCACATGGATAATAAAGAAACATAATATGCTAAATTTCTAACTGAACACTAAAAGTAAAGATTTATAGGTTTGTGTTTGCGTATTTGTCTGTTAATTTCTATTTATTTTTATGGGGGGTTATTGCTATGTAATGATCTCtatattttcaaatttttttatacTGTTCTATTTTGCCCTCTCGAATATCTAAGGGGGAGGGGGAGCTATATATGTGTGTTGCATGATTCTTTTATTCTTTACAATAAATTTTGTCGGCATTAGTTTTAATTCAAATGATTTAAAAATTAAAGGCGTATAGATGATGTTAACTAGTGTTaatgaatttatttattttataagtttTAAGGTGTTAATAAAACATGTCCTTGTCATAATGACATATGTTAAAAGTTATTTAATTCTCCTTAATAATACCAATTTTGATGTTTTATTCAACCTGATATATTGTTTTAACTACTCATTTGTTCTAATTATTTTCTTCCTGATTATTTAAGGTCAAAATTGTAGAATAATACAATTAGATGGTCGTTAATTTCAAATAGGAGTTATGTAGGAAAACTTATGTTCATTTAATAGTAAAATCGAGTTCCAAAGAATTGTGTTTTATTGATATTTAATCTAGTTGTAATTCATAAATCTAGTAAGATTTGAACCCAGGACCTCTATGTTATAAGTTACAACCTTAACCAGTGAACCAACGCATTTGACACGAAAGATATAATCAATCTCCATTACCATTACCACCTGAGGGGATCTAGAAGATGGAGAAAGGCAATGTATACACTTATACAAACGGTAGTATGGTGTATATGGAAGTGTCGGAATGAGGTGGTCTTCGATGACAGGTAGCCAAATGTTGAAAGATTGATGGAGGAAATCCAAGCTTTTGGGTACCTATGGTTGCGTAATCGGGCTAAAGCTTATGGGCTCTCATGGGATTCTTGGCCGACTTTTGATTATGTATGGTTGTATAATATTATGATGTATCTATGAGTTGGTGATgctaattttcagttggtttttTAGTAATAAAATTTATTTTGTTGGCCGTTTAAAAAATTGATAAATCTAGTtttaaaatatcaatttttaatAACCTGGGACATGAATTAGTATTTCGCTTTGATTGGTTGAGAGGGTCGTGAACTTAACATATCTCCCTGTCTCTCTTTTTCTATTTTGATTTCATTTTGTTCGTCATAATTTTTTGTTAGTTTTCTATTATTTAACTTCAAATTGATTGAAAAAACTTCTACTAATTTCTGAAATGGTATACTCTTTTAACTTTCTAAGCTTCTGCTCGTCGTAACGCGCTAGTTGCTATTAGTAGGGAATAGTAAAGCTTAGTTAAGTTAAATATAGAGGATTagaaaataaatcaataaaaatacatgtatatgtcacaccctcaaattctaCCTGCAGGGTTTGACCGCGAGACGCGTGATAAACCAAGATTCAAGACACTAGTCATATAGAACGACCTCTATATGAGTAAAAATacatttttcaaaccaaagtaCGTTGAAGAATCATAAAGTATATGTAATGTAAAGTAGTGCGTCAAAACAAACGCccaaaaaccaacataagtaaatgtatgaatgcaaacaCCAAAAATAGTTTTATGTACTATGATGTGCTCCTAGCCGTGATTAAGTACCTTAGTGACCTGAGAAAGATATGCAAGAACAAGTGTCAACATATAATGATGAATGAGTTCACATGTTTTTTTCAAAGATGTAAAATAATTCATTGTTTAAGTTGTTTAcagttgatgaaacaatggttaacctggcagggttaacacactcgtctcgtcaagaagggttaatcccttcatctcgaggatcgctggctggatcgcctgccggttgatctcctgcacaaggaaacaaaccgtgactcgtaacaaggaggatggggtggggggtgctccttgttaccactctccggcgtgagaatcaatagtctgcttgggaagcaaagtatgatagtagtagtagtgagagagttgtgaagagatataCCTCAAACCttgtttggggttggtatttatagccgaggagtgaaggaggaggtggacgGATAGATTgacgacatgctgcacctttacaggtgtgtcaggcatgtcgCCTGTGGAAGTgaagccacgtcagtctgtcgcttacgtagacctgacaggcggctgccattggtgctacttgctctgtggtgtcagtcccacttgttgagtacACAGGAAGCGGTgcaggccgcatcgctgtttgcggtaactgtagatgttCCCGCGTCTTACTCTTTGATctagaaatacgcgagatgcggtgccaagccgcatcgtcgtctgtggtgactcttgctgttatccagctcccttgtattgatagaagtgttcaccggatgcggtgctaggccgcatcgctgtaaatacttccgttttcatacaccaaaTGCGGTGCCGTGCCGCATCACTTTACCGTTCTCATACtacaggtaagtcctcctccatcattgggcagattggaaTCAACTACTGTGTCTGCACGTTCCTGCACGGACacaggtaggttgttagctagtgggggttttgataagggtaatggtcactcgcggtcgtgctgacgcgagacctgggaccataccccttcaagtccccccagtctagtgttgctgccatatgcaagttgcatgtgggaggagtactggactatggtgtgtagaaggtagtttggagtctggagaagattctaggccatgtagatggtctttgctcttcgtaaatcaagctggagatccGGAAGAGTCatgtgacgcctcttccgtaccagTGAGAAAGTTTCgtttgatgcgaaattctcagcctcgggTTTTGATATGGTAGCATAGGCTACCTGTAAGATTCTCATCAGGGTTGGGTgacacctgttggtgtgtcgaaccgaCCTTTGAGATCTTGCTGGGGGTGTTCacaaatgtgacaactcgtatttcgaacctatctttgtgatGTATGTAACGTATGTGTACGTGTTATGATTATGTGAACTTTGACTTATTGAATGCTattatgtgcatgtatgtatgttattGAATGTTTATATATTGAACGGGCCCAAAACGCACAACATGAACCAACCGCACAACACTCACTCGATCGCACAAGTCATTTGGGCCACACTCTTGTAATCGGACCATAAGGGCAGCCCAtgtgtgggttcggcccactctcttCTTATACGTATACAAGCAACCACCCTTAGGGTTTTgctttctcatttgttacaacaacacaacacacacaataaCCCTAGTTCGGTTTCTTTCTCTCTCCCTCTAAGTCGACGGCCATCACTCCCCTTTCTCTCGAAGATCATTGCCGAATCGGATCACCCTCtatcaatcggttagtgtttgattattCGTTGATTTATGTTATGTGATTACACATGTCCTAGATGATACATGATTGTTGATGATGTTAAATGATAGTATTCTTGTTAATCGGCTCGCATGAATGTCAACTATGATTAATATAGGAATTGATGACCTTAGGATATTATCGAATAGATAATCAATCGGTCGTGATATGGTTGAACTCGAATGATATGTGTAAGTTCTAGGGTTTAATCCGATTAAATGTTGTGTGATAAATTGGTGTTCATGTTTTGATCATGTTAGGGTTTATGAGATTTGATTTaaaaatgcttgtttgatcgattggATGTTAATAGAATAGTTGGAAATTCTGTTAATTGATAATTGTAAAATTGGAAACCATTGAATGTCTTGAAACCGATTATCTGTTAATTGATTTGTAAAATTTGGAAACGGATTAAGtcatgtaactgatttccatgtTTTCGGGTAATTTAaacggatcgcacaagtcttgtcggtcgcacaagatcaaaTCACACTAGGTCTGATTTGATCGTACAAGACAATCGCATAAGCAAAGTACCATCACACTAAGCACCGTATACAACCAGCtgatgcatgatcgcacaacatcttgtggatcgcacaagctggtgtCGATCGCACAAGATTTTGGGCCACACACTTACATTGATATCCTGATACGCTGTTGAGCCGAGCAGCCCAAATCACCATCGCACAACCCATCCGGATCATACAAGTTtcccggatcgcacaagacttttACATGTTATTAGATTGGGCCGAGAGCTTTATGTTGGACTGTTAGTTTTGGGCTACAACAGGTTTGGGTCGGTTTGCTTATGGGCCGGGCACAAGACTGATTGCACAACcaattgtggatcgcacaagttgtgtTGATCGCAAATCGGTTAGGCCGACTATCTTTTGGGCTTAGACTTTTAAGTCGCACAAGTTGAATGTATTGTTTGACTGTTAAAAATgctgccatgatctatacgtgctcgTAACGTGTTAACTGGTGTGAAACCTATGTGCTatgcttgagtcaaaacctgacttgtatggtaaccctgttaggacgtggttgaccactcttagttcaagaaaccttttgtgtatctgccgagcaaaccaaggtgagttcacacagccaaggcatggggttcccagggtgggaatgggatttggatgatttattcgtacataccTACTTAAcagaacctaatgatatggtcctcgggtgaggaagagtgatgataagatacgactagactagtataccaatcgaattgatcttcgcacacacgccaggggttggccgcgatattatgactaatcattcgcacacatgcctaggaaggccgcgaactatacatgctaaaacttcgcacacatgccagggtggccgcgatacaaatatacatagtctaggatatttgggaatATTTCCCCTAACCTTCGCATACACGCCGagagggccgcgatggaaactaatacgagacatgatttaacgaacgaacataatgctgctcatactgttacaattactgaactgtacactgtgaactcgctcaactagttgttgactctctgctgtatgccttgcaggaccttaggtacatatggagcttgcacagggaggagcatgtcgttgtgggacatggatcgtggatgccatgttaacatttaaaccttgaacttatgatttacattgggtttacatacttatgcttccgctactcaaattatgttttgtttggtttgaacatcaattgtattgaattgggttttacgaactactttatttattatacactatgttcaatatgattgatggcttgatcctggtcatgtcgcgcctccaagcggtggtactccgcgtgtgggattttgggggtgtgacagattggtatcagagccattggttatagagaactaggttttaatatggaaaaacgttttattaaaaccagactataaccagaacagtgctctcaacgatccacaacgacgctttgctccacgtgcaagactcgacatcctaggtaataaggtttatgtttattgcctacttgctagaattacatagaactttgctcgtagtacgcttagatacacatgactctattacatgagaatacctatgtgcttacactcttctgtcatcgccctactcgcgaaccattctcacttatgctacttttactactcgaacatgtctggacgtgttaacatgactcaagcccagttgacggctctcattaatgaACAAGTTGATGCGgtgcttgcagccgcacaagcaggaggtataacctgctattcaaacctatcctaggatgttagatcttactc from Helianthus annuus cultivar XRQ/B chromosome 10, HanXRQr2.0-SUNRISE, whole genome shotgun sequence harbors:
- the LOC110885734 gene encoding probable 2-oxoglutarate-dependent dioxygenase AOP1, yielding MISTQNKTKMGSLAPIRLPTIDFSEVNRHNRGTLVWDSTKAQVFKALQEFGCFEAIFNGISLDLRTSLFSSLKQLFDLPLEIKVRNLTEKLYNGYIGQAKEVPIFESLGIEEPESFANLMWPEGNIEFSNTIQVYAEKLKELDEVVRTMVLESLNLEKYMDEHMELTSNLVRVMKYRTPEKDESNMGLLSHADKNILTILQSNEVEGLEVQNKEGEWFKVKFSANSCVVMVGEAFKVWTNRRLHAATHRVVMNGDKDRYSIGFFSVPKSNKIIKAPDEMVDEEHPLFFKPFDYGEFFKFFLKKENINDKYALEKYCGVSAENM